Proteins co-encoded in one Synechococcus elongatus PCC 6301 genomic window:
- a CDS encoding homoserine O-succinyltransferase, which yields MPIIIPQDLPARRILDAESVFTLGDADARRQDIRALQVVVLNLMPTKVTTETQIARVLANTPLQVELTLIHTASYQPTHTDPEHLRNFYSTFDQIRDRQFDGLIVTGAPVETLPWLAVDYWSELTTILDWSREAVRSSLFICWGAQAALQHFHGIEKQTLPAKRFGVFWHHLRDRSSPLVRGHDDDFLVPVSRHTEVIAAEVLAQSQLQILAESSEAGLHLLWDADQHRTYLFNHPEYDADTLDREYRRDREKGLPIQLPLNYYPNDDPNQVPTVRWRSHAQLLYTNWLNYEVYQPLSR from the coding sequence ATGCCGATCATCATTCCGCAAGATCTGCCTGCTCGTCGCATTCTGGATGCTGAGTCCGTATTCACGCTGGGGGATGCGGATGCGCGGCGGCAGGATATCCGCGCTTTGCAAGTGGTTGTTTTGAACCTAATGCCGACCAAGGTGACAACCGAAACGCAGATCGCTCGGGTACTCGCCAATACGCCGCTACAAGTAGAACTCACTTTAATTCACACGGCTAGCTATCAACCAACCCACACCGACCCCGAGCATCTTCGTAACTTCTACAGCACCTTTGATCAAATTCGCGATCGCCAGTTTGATGGCTTGATTGTGACGGGCGCGCCGGTGGAAACCCTGCCTTGGCTGGCGGTGGACTACTGGTCGGAACTGACGACTATTCTGGATTGGAGTCGTGAGGCGGTGCGCTCCAGTTTGTTCATCTGCTGGGGAGCCCAAGCCGCGCTTCAGCATTTTCATGGCATTGAAAAGCAAACCTTGCCAGCCAAGCGCTTTGGCGTTTTTTGGCATCATCTCCGCGATCGCAGTTCTCCCTTGGTACGCGGCCACGATGATGATTTTCTGGTGCCGGTCAGTCGCCATACGGAGGTAATTGCGGCTGAGGTATTGGCTCAATCACAGTTGCAAATTCTGGCAGAAAGCTCAGAGGCTGGACTCCATCTCCTCTGGGATGCAGACCAACATCGCACCTATCTGTTCAACCATCCGGAATACGATGCAGACACCCTCGATCGCGAATATCGACGCGATCGCGAGAAAGGGTTGCCGATTCAGTTACCTCTCAACTACTACCCTAATGATGACCCGAATCAAGTGCCGACAGTGCGTTGGCGTAGCCATGCTCAACTGCTTTACACTAACTGGCTAAACTACGAGGTTTATCAACCACTGTCACGCTAA
- a CDS encoding M16 family metallopeptidase: protein MIRRWLLMAAVLVLCWLQMPVTAIAAVDLQRPDIDRCRLDNGLRVYLLEDRTLPLVSGLLLADAGSRLDPADAWGTADFTAALLRQGGSQAYPVGQLDQALEERAAMLESNPGVTVASLSFRSFSPDFPFVLDRLFEVLTTPAFPPDRLQQLRDRTLAALARQNDRPEAIASRELPKLVYGPTDALARSLTAANVQQVERADLVAFHQRFYRPDRLWLGIVGDFQAAELCQSLQTTWGKWQPPATAAIAPAASAQLTVPATAVYLIDQPQLSQSTVQMASLGGRLDDPDYAALTVLNELLNGLSGRLYNQIRSRQGLAYSVYGSGQPNFERPGLFVAGGQTAQATTAALIQALRTELAAVRSQPISERELKQVRDRLLNSFVFNFQSPDQTLGRLLRTEFFQYPEDFLWRYREALLKVTPADVQTVAQRWILLDQMPILVVGDRQALLPQLQTLGLPIQDWPLDQPVTAAP, encoded by the coding sequence GTGATCCGTCGCTGGCTGCTGATGGCTGCGGTGCTTGTCCTCTGCTGGCTGCAAATGCCGGTGACCGCGATCGCGGCAGTCGATCTGCAGCGTCCTGATATCGATCGCTGTCGTCTGGACAATGGCCTGCGGGTCTATCTGCTGGAAGATCGCACTCTGCCCCTGGTCAGTGGGTTGCTCTTGGCGGATGCCGGCTCCCGCTTGGATCCTGCTGATGCGTGGGGAACTGCAGACTTTACGGCTGCACTGCTAAGGCAGGGGGGTAGCCAAGCTTATCCCGTTGGGCAACTCGATCAAGCCTTAGAGGAACGGGCCGCCATGCTGGAATCCAATCCGGGCGTGACTGTCGCCAGCCTCAGTTTCCGCAGCTTCAGTCCTGACTTTCCCTTTGTCCTCGATCGCTTGTTTGAGGTACTGACCACCCCGGCTTTTCCGCCCGATCGCCTGCAACAACTGCGCGATCGCACCCTAGCCGCCCTAGCGCGGCAGAATGATCGCCCCGAAGCGATCGCTAGTCGCGAACTGCCCAAGTTGGTCTATGGACCAACGGACGCTTTGGCCCGCAGCTTGACTGCAGCCAATGTGCAACAGGTAGAACGGGCGGATTTAGTGGCTTTTCATCAACGCTTTTACCGTCCCGATCGCCTCTGGTTAGGCATCGTCGGTGATTTTCAGGCAGCTGAACTTTGTCAAAGCCTGCAAACGACGTGGGGGAAATGGCAGCCACCTGCAACGGCCGCAATTGCACCAGCTGCTTCAGCTCAGCTTACAGTGCCAGCGACTGCGGTCTACCTCATCGATCAGCCCCAGCTCAGCCAAAGTACGGTGCAGATGGCCAGCCTGGGGGGGCGGTTGGATGACCCAGATTATGCAGCGCTAACCGTCCTCAACGAACTACTGAATGGACTATCGGGGCGACTTTACAATCAAATTCGCTCCCGCCAAGGTCTGGCCTATAGCGTCTACGGCAGTGGGCAACCCAACTTTGAGCGACCTGGATTATTTGTCGCCGGCGGTCAAACGGCCCAAGCAACCACAGCTGCACTGATTCAAGCCCTGCGTACGGAACTGGCTGCCGTGCGATCGCAGCCGATCAGCGAGCGGGAACTAAAGCAAGTCCGCGATCGCCTACTCAATAGCTTCGTGTTTAACTTTCAGTCGCCGGATCAGACCTTGGGTCGGTTGCTGCGGACAGAGTTTTTCCAGTATCCCGAAGACTTTCTCTGGCGCTATCGAGAGGCCCTACTCAAGGTGACCCCAGCTGATGTGCAAACAGTTGCACAGCGCTGGATTCTGCTCGACCAAATGCCGATCCTCGTCGTGGGCGATCGCCAAGCGCTTTTACCTCAGCTGCAGACCTTGGGCCTTCCCATTCAAGACTGGCCACTGGATCAGCCGGTCACAGCAGCACCCTGA
- a CDS encoding M16 family metallopeptidase codes for MFRQGLKRSRRRGLLWLTVLFCVFVVSQSRAIAAPIDLRPYWQAAQAQIDDFQLPNGLQFIVMQRPQAPVVSVLTYAAVGGADEQPGQTGIAHFLEHLAFKGTTTIGTRNYAEEAPLLTELDQLNRQLQQAQAKGQDATALTQRFQAVQAQAAQYVRQNEFGQRLENAGAIGLNATTSADATTYFCSLPAQQLELWMALEAERFRQPVFREFFEEKAVILEERRQRLDNDPVSQLLEALKAKAFPNQPYGRPVIGERADIAALDRATVQQFFQQYYGPNNLTIAIVGDVDPAQVRRWANQYFGAEPARPLPPPSQGKAKPQAGTVTIKARSQPWAIVAYPMPAARDPDQLAMQLLAEVLSRGRRSRLYQTLVEGDRLVLSAQAFPNFPGDRLPSLFVISASPRPGITPQTVVQAITATVTELQQQPLSQAELDRVRNQLRMDLLQGLESNAGLAQQLAEYQAEAGDWRQLFRDLEALEQITPLDLQRAARRLFQRDRQLVGQILGEGT; via the coding sequence TTGTTCCGACAAGGCCTAAAGCGATCGCGCCGTCGCGGACTGCTCTGGTTGACCGTGCTGTTCTGCGTCTTTGTCGTCAGCCAGAGTCGGGCGATCGCAGCTCCGATCGATCTCCGTCCCTACTGGCAAGCGGCGCAGGCTCAGATTGATGACTTTCAGTTGCCCAATGGCCTGCAATTCATTGTCATGCAGCGGCCTCAGGCCCCTGTGGTTTCGGTGTTGACCTACGCTGCTGTGGGTGGAGCCGATGAACAACCGGGGCAGACGGGCATTGCTCACTTTCTTGAGCACCTAGCCTTCAAGGGCACCACAACGATCGGCACCCGCAACTATGCCGAGGAAGCGCCACTCTTGACCGAGCTGGATCAGCTCAACCGTCAACTTCAGCAAGCCCAGGCGAAGGGACAGGACGCCACAGCCTTGACGCAGCGCTTTCAAGCCGTTCAAGCCCAAGCCGCTCAGTACGTTCGGCAGAACGAGTTTGGTCAGCGCCTCGAAAATGCAGGAGCGATCGGGCTGAATGCCACCACTAGCGCTGACGCAACCACCTATTTCTGTAGTTTGCCAGCACAGCAATTGGAACTCTGGATGGCGCTGGAAGCGGAGCGGTTCCGGCAGCCGGTGTTCCGAGAATTCTTTGAGGAAAAGGCTGTCATTCTCGAAGAGCGACGGCAGCGTTTGGATAACGATCCAGTCAGCCAGCTGCTCGAAGCTCTCAAGGCGAAGGCCTTTCCCAATCAGCCCTACGGCCGCCCTGTGATTGGTGAACGAGCCGATATTGCGGCCCTCGATCGCGCCACGGTTCAGCAGTTCTTCCAGCAGTATTACGGTCCCAACAATCTGACGATCGCGATTGTGGGCGATGTCGACCCAGCCCAAGTGCGCCGCTGGGCCAACCAGTATTTTGGGGCTGAGCCTGCTCGCCCATTGCCACCACCTTCCCAGGGGAAGGCTAAGCCTCAGGCTGGTACGGTCACGATCAAAGCCCGCAGTCAACCTTGGGCGATCGTGGCTTACCCAATGCCTGCAGCCCGAGATCCCGATCAACTGGCGATGCAGCTACTGGCCGAAGTCCTCAGTCGCGGTCGGCGATCGCGGCTCTATCAGACCTTAGTCGAAGGCGATCGCTTGGTTCTGTCGGCCCAAGCCTTCCCCAACTTTCCGGGCGATCGCTTGCCCAGCCTGTTTGTGATCTCAGCCTCGCCACGCCCTGGAATTACACCTCAGACAGTGGTTCAAGCGATTACGGCAACCGTCACCGAACTGCAGCAGCAGCCCCTCAGTCAGGCAGAACTCGATCGGGTACGCAATCAACTGCGGATGGATCTACTGCAAGGCCTAGAGTCGAACGCAGGTCTGGCGCAGCAACTAGCGGAATACCAAGCGGAGGCTGGTGACTGGCGTCAGCTCTTCCGCGACCTCGAAGCTTTAGAGCAGATTACGCCCCTAGATCTGCAGCGGGCTGCCCGCCGGCTCTTTCAGCGCGATCGCCAGTTGGTGGGCCAAATCCTAGGAGAGGGGACGTGA